GAGTTACCAGGTCCATGGGCAAGGGGAACACCACCGTGGTGTTCCTGTCCGCGCCGATCACGGTCAGCGTCTCCAGGTAGCGCAGCAAGATGGCCTGAGGCTCCTGCGCCAGAACCTTCGCTGCCTGAGACAGTTTTTCCGAAGCCTGCAACTCGCCTTCGGCGTGGATCACCTTGGCGCGGCGTTCGCGCTCGGCCTCGGCCTGACGTGCGATCGCCCGGATCATGGATTCAGTCAGATCGACCTGCTTGATCTCCACGTTCGAGACCTTGATGCCCCAGGTGTCGGTTTGCGCATCCAGCGCCTGCTGGATATCCAGGTTCAGCGATTCGCGCTCTGCCAGCATTTCGTCGAGCTGATGCTTGCCAAGTACGGAGCGCAGCATGGTTTGCGCGAGCTGACTGGTGGCCTCCAGATAATTGACCACCTGGATCACTGCCTTTTCCGCATCCACCACGCGCAGATAGATCACGGCGTTGACCTTGACCGAGACGTTGTCGCGCGAGATCACATCCTGCGCCGGGACCTCCAGGACCACGGTGCGCAGATCGACCCGTACCACCTGCTGGATGGCGGGAATGATGAAGATCAGTCCCGGCCCCTTGACCTTCCAGAAGCGCCCCAGCGTGAAGACCACGCCGCGC
This region of Comamonas thiooxydans genomic DNA includes:
- a CDS encoding slipin family protein; the encoded protein is MVSASFLFWLILLMLVIGLGTASIRIFREYERGVVFTLGRFWKVKGPGLIFIIPAIQQVVRVDLRTVVLEVPAQDVISRDNVSVKVNAVIYLRVVDAEKAVIQVVNYLEATSQLAQTMLRSVLGKHQLDEMLAERESLNLDIQQALDAQTDTWGIKVSNVEIKQVDLTESMIRAIARQAEAERERRAKVIHAEGELQASEKLSQAAKVLAQEPQAILLRYLETLTVIGADRNTTVVFPLPMDLVTPLIKKITPLQA